From one Rhodamnia argentea isolate NSW1041297 chromosome 1, ASM2092103v1, whole genome shotgun sequence genomic stretch:
- the LOC115740199 gene encoding uncharacterized protein LOC115740199, whose amino-acid sequence MNAELYNFAMTLIELGANVNAYHPGRKFFAIVLNAANVTWCRDSFVEIVMYIRYGEHVLEARQNSNWLCPVCRGICNCSLCRQAKGWPPTGPLYKKVSKLGFKSAAHYLIETHRLQAE is encoded by the exons ATGAACGCGGAGCTGTATAATTTTGCCATGACTTTGATTGAATTGGGCGCCAACGTCAATGCATACCACCCCG GCAGAAAATTCTTTGCTATCGTTCTCAATGCAGCCAATGTAACCTGGTGCAGGGACAGTTTTGTGGAGATTGTTATGTACATTAG ATATGGGGAACATGTGCTGGAAGCCCGGCAAAATTCAAACTGGCTATGTCCAGTTTGTCGCGGAATATGCAATTGTAGTTTGTGCCGGCAAGCAAAAGGGTGGCCTCCCACCGGTCCTCTTTATAAGAAG GTATCCAAACTGGGGTTTAAGTCCGCAGCACATTACCTAATTGAGACCCACCGATTGCAAGCGGAGTAA